The following are from one region of the Petrotoga mobilis SJ95 genome:
- the carB gene encoding carbamoyl-phosphate synthase (glutamine-hydrolyzing) large subunit, with the protein MPKKREIKNVLVIGSGPIIIGQAAEFDYSGTQACKSLKEEGCKVILVNNNPATIMTDTEIADVVYMENLEMDTLISIIEKEKPDGILGTLGGQTALNLIIQLKDSGIIDKYDIQELGTSVESIKIAESRELFKRKMQEIEEPIAESLTVSTVSEAINFANKVGYPLIIRPAYTLGGTGGGFAYNEEELIEFVENGLKKSMMKEVLIERSLLGWKEIEYELVRDSFDNCITVCNMENFDPVGIHTGDSIVVAPSQTLTDQEHQMLRDSSIKIIKALKIEGACNIQFALNPYNEEYRVIEVNPRLSRSSALASKATGYPIAKIATKIAIGFSLDEIKNPVTGKTTAFFEPSLDYVVTKIPRWPFDKFYQADKKIGTQMKSTGETMAIGRTFESSLLKAVRSLDMKIKGLRIKEVQKESDEELVEHLQIPNEKRLFHIAEALRRGYKVFDIHRLTFIDEWFLEKIKNIVDFENTIRFSQLNYDLLLEAKGLGFSDQEISELNGLQEDQVRELRKTYAITPSYKMVDTCAAEFDSVTQYLYSTYGEEDEIEVHKDIKKVIVIGGGPIRIGQGVEFDYCTVKALWALKEKCIKSIIINNNPETVSTDFDTGDRLYFEPLTQEDVLNIIEKEDPMGTMVMFGGQTALNLGEELERHGIKILGTSYEHIDLCEDRKRFSLLLKELEINQPRGGYVTSFDEAREIAKRLGFPLLVRPSYVIGGQSIEKVNSEDELFEYLSHALDLSPNRPVLIDEYIEGVEVEVDAVSDGENVLIPGIMEHIEKAGIHSGDSFAVFPAKTLSELEEKEIVRYVEKISKAVKVKGLINIQFIVKEGKVYVIEVNPRASRTVPIISKVTGIPMIKLAVEIALGNNLKELGYYEPFYLKIPYTVVKAPIFSLEKLPGVEVALGAEMKSTGETLGIDFDYHNAMYKAFKSAHLDVPSTGNVLLSFPEKEVSGSKSFVKYLQSCGYELWGTTGTAEAFKLMDITIKEIDHQKSLELVKKGYFSMVINLPTKGKNVSNFGFKLRRTSLENGIPLFTALETAQKSIEATKNCKIGKNNVQSLNEYVGYYHNLQKNFQISKRGDLFMKTGEKVVLAYSGGLDTSVIIPWLKEKYNCEIIAVCIDVGQGEETHVIEKKALSSGASKVYVEDVVEEFVTDYIFPTLKAGAIYEGKYLLGTSFARPLMAKKLVEIAQKEGANVIAHGCTGKGNDQVRFEVSIKALDPSIKIIAPWRIWEIKSREEEIAYAQKKGIPISITKEKIYSVDKNIWHISHEGGDLEDPWNEPKAELFDMVTPPEKAPDVAEYVTIEFEKGIPVKINEEDLSPVELIKKANEIASINGVGIADIVENRLVGMKSRGVYETPGGTLLYTAHKELESLVLDKETSRFKDLVAQKYADLVYNGLWFSQLKESLDAFVDETQKVVTGVVKLKLYKGNIITAGLSSPYSLYNEELATFGEDKIYDQKDAEGFINLFGLPLKMRAYQMKHFVENQKYDKTTVGGEQ; encoded by the coding sequence ATGCCAAAAAAACGTGAAATAAAAAATGTTTTAGTTATAGGTTCTGGACCAATAATAATAGGTCAAGCAGCAGAATTCGATTATTCAGGAACCCAAGCTTGTAAATCTTTAAAAGAAGAAGGATGTAAAGTAATATTGGTAAACAACAATCCTGCAACTATTATGACTGATACAGAAATAGCAGATGTAGTTTATATGGAAAACCTTGAAATGGATACTTTAATTTCCATTATAGAAAAAGAAAAACCGGATGGGATTTTAGGAACACTTGGAGGACAAACAGCCTTAAATCTAATTATCCAATTAAAGGATAGTGGAATTATCGATAAATACGATATTCAAGAATTGGGAACATCGGTTGAATCCATAAAAATAGCAGAAAGTAGAGAATTATTTAAAAGAAAAATGCAAGAAATTGAAGAACCTATCGCTGAAAGCCTCACGGTGTCGACAGTATCCGAAGCCATAAATTTTGCTAACAAAGTTGGGTATCCTTTGATAATACGCCCAGCATACACTTTAGGAGGAACAGGTGGTGGATTTGCTTACAACGAAGAGGAGTTAATAGAATTTGTAGAGAATGGGTTGAAAAAGAGCATGATGAAAGAGGTCTTAATAGAAAGATCCTTATTGGGTTGGAAAGAGATCGAATACGAATTGGTTAGGGATTCTTTTGATAATTGCATCACCGTATGTAATATGGAAAATTTTGATCCTGTAGGAATTCACACCGGAGATAGTATAGTTGTTGCACCTTCTCAAACGTTGACAGATCAAGAACATCAAATGTTAAGGGACTCATCCATTAAGATAATAAAAGCTTTAAAGATAGAAGGTGCTTGCAATATTCAATTTGCCCTCAATCCTTATAACGAAGAATATCGAGTTATTGAAGTGAATCCTCGTTTGAGTAGATCCAGTGCCTTAGCGTCCAAAGCAACGGGGTATCCTATAGCAAAAATTGCTACAAAAATCGCAATAGGATTTTCTTTGGATGAGATAAAAAATCCCGTTACTGGAAAAACAACAGCTTTTTTTGAACCATCTTTAGATTATGTTGTCACAAAGATCCCCCGCTGGCCTTTTGATAAGTTTTATCAAGCTGATAAAAAGATAGGTACACAAATGAAATCCACTGGTGAAACGATGGCTATTGGACGTACCTTTGAAAGTTCTTTATTAAAGGCGGTACGCTCTCTTGATATGAAAATTAAAGGCTTGAGAATTAAAGAGGTTCAAAAAGAGAGCGATGAAGAATTAGTAGAACATTTACAAATTCCGAACGAAAAAAGATTGTTTCATATTGCCGAAGCACTTAGAAGAGGTTATAAGGTTTTTGATATTCATAGATTAACCTTCATAGACGAATGGTTTTTAGAAAAAATAAAAAACATCGTCGATTTTGAAAATACTATTAGATTCTCCCAATTGAATTACGACCTATTACTTGAAGCAAAGGGTCTTGGCTTTTCAGACCAAGAAATATCTGAATTAAACGGGTTACAAGAAGATCAAGTTAGAGAATTGAGAAAAACCTATGCTATTACTCCGTCATACAAAATGGTTGACACATGTGCAGCGGAGTTTGATTCAGTAACACAATATCTCTACTCAACTTATGGTGAAGAGGACGAAATAGAGGTTCACAAGGACATAAAAAAAGTCATAGTTATAGGTGGAGGACCGATAAGGATCGGACAAGGGGTGGAGTTTGATTATTGTACAGTTAAAGCTCTATGGGCATTAAAAGAAAAATGTATCAAATCAATCATCATAAACAACAATCCTGAAACCGTCAGTACAGATTTTGATACAGGTGATAGATTGTACTTCGAACCCCTTACTCAAGAAGATGTTTTGAATATCATAGAAAAAGAAGATCCAATGGGGACAATGGTCATGTTTGGAGGGCAAACAGCTTTAAATCTAGGTGAAGAACTTGAAAGACATGGAATCAAAATCTTGGGAACATCATATGAGCATATTGATTTGTGTGAAGATAGAAAAAGATTTTCACTGTTGCTAAAAGAGTTGGAGATCAATCAGCCTCGTGGTGGGTACGTTACTTCATTTGATGAAGCTAGAGAAATTGCTAAGCGTTTAGGGTTTCCTCTTTTAGTTAGACCCTCTTATGTGATTGGAGGACAATCTATTGAAAAGGTTAATTCCGAAGATGAATTATTCGAGTACTTATCACATGCTTTAGACTTATCACCCAATAGACCAGTTCTAATAGATGAATACATAGAAGGAGTAGAAGTTGAAGTTGATGCCGTCTCTGATGGAGAAAATGTATTAATTCCTGGAATAATGGAACATATTGAAAAAGCGGGAATTCATTCAGGTGACAGTTTTGCCGTATTTCCTGCCAAAACCTTGTCAGAATTAGAAGAGAAAGAAATTGTGAGATACGTTGAAAAAATATCCAAAGCGGTGAAAGTTAAGGGTTTAATAAACATTCAATTTATCGTGAAAGAGGGAAAAGTTTACGTTATTGAAGTGAATCCTAGGGCTTCAAGAACGGTTCCGATAATCAGTAAAGTAACAGGAATTCCAATGATAAAACTGGCAGTTGAAATTGCGTTAGGTAATAACTTGAAAGAACTTGGGTATTATGAACCTTTTTATCTAAAAATCCCATATACGGTGGTTAAAGCGCCAATATTTTCATTAGAAAAATTGCCAGGTGTTGAAGTTGCCTTAGGTGCAGAGATGAAATCTACAGGGGAAACTCTTGGCATCGATTTCGACTATCATAATGCGATGTATAAGGCTTTTAAAAGTGCTCATTTGGATGTTCCTTCTACGGGTAATGTACTATTATCATTTCCAGAAAAAGAAGTGAGTGGAAGTAAAAGTTTTGTTAAATATCTTCAAAGCTGTGGATACGAATTGTGGGGAACTACTGGGACAGCAGAAGCCTTCAAATTGATGGATATTACAATAAAAGAGATAGATCACCAAAAATCATTAGAGTTAGTAAAGAAAGGTTATTTTTCAATGGTTATTAATTTACCTACAAAAGGTAAAAACGTATCCAACTTTGGATTCAAATTAAGAAGAACGTCTTTAGAAAACGGCATTCCTCTATTTACAGCATTGGAAACAGCTCAAAAATCAATTGAAGCAACAAAGAATTGCAAAATCGGAAAAAATAATGTACAGTCCTTGAACGAATACGTAGGTTATTATCATAATCTACAAAAAAATTTTCAAATATCAAAAAGAGGTGATTTATTTATGAAAACCGGGGAAAAGGTAGTATTGGCATATTCAGGAGGGTTAGATACATCTGTAATCATACCATGGTTAAAAGAAAAGTATAATTGTGAAATTATTGCAGTATGTATTGATGTAGGTCAAGGAGAAGAAACACATGTTATCGAGAAAAAAGCTCTTTCAAGTGGTGCAAGTAAGGTTTACGTAGAAGATGTTGTGGAAGAATTTGTAACCGATTATATTTTTCCCACCTTAAAAGCTGGAGCAATCTACGAGGGTAAATACTTGTTGGGAACATCCTTTGCAAGACCTCTAATGGCAAAAAAACTAGTTGAGATTGCCCAAAAAGAAGGTGCAAATGTTATTGCTCATGGTTGTACGGGTAAAGGTAACGATCAAGTAAGATTTGAAGTATCTATTAAGGCATTAGATCCTTCTATAAAAATTATTGCTCCTTGGAGAATATGGGAAATTAAGTCTAGGGAGGAAGAAATTGCCTATGCCCAAAAGAAGGGAATTCCAATATCTATAACCAAAGAAAAAATATACAGTGTAGATAAAAATATATGGCATATAAGCCATGAAGGCGGAGATTTAGAGGATCCTTGGAATGAACCTAAAGCTGAGTTATTCGATATGGTTACTCCACCCGAAAAAGCACCCGATGTTGCTGAATATGTAACCATAGAATTTGAAAAAGGGATTCCAGTGAAGATAAACGAAGAAGACCTTTCTCCCGTAGAGTTGATAAAGAAAGCCAATGAAATTGCATCAATAAATGGTGTGGGGATTGCAGATATCGTAGAAAATCGATTAGTTGGAATGAAATCAAGAGGTGTGTATGAAACTCCAGGTGGAACATTACTATATACTGCACACAAAGAACTGGAAAGCTTGGTACTTGACAAAGAAACGTCAAGATTCAAAGATTTAGTGGCACAAAAGTATGCGGATCTTGTTTATAATGGATTGTGGTTCTCTCAGTTGAAGGAGAGTTTAGATGCTTTTGTAGATGAAACACAGAAGGTGGTTACCGGTGTTGTGAAATTGAAACTTTACAAGGGAAATATTATAACTGCAGGATTAAGTTCACCATATTCCTTATACAACGAAGAGTTAGCTACATTTGGAGAAGATAAAATTTACGACCAAAAGGATGCAGAAGGTTTTATAAACTTGTTTGGACTACCTTTGAAGATGAGAGCTTATCAGATGAAGCATTTTGTTGAAAATCAAAAATACGACAAAACGACTGTAGGAGGAGAACAATGA
- the argH gene encoding argininosuccinate lyase, with translation MKLWGGRFKEKIAEDMEIFNSSINVDIRLLPYDIEASLAHAEGLKKAKIISEEEFEQIERALREIKEEKFEEIPKVEDVHTLVEQMLVEKIGDVGKKIHTARSRNDQIATDERMYLRNEIFKIIDLLEQLNVVLVELSKKYKNKIMPGYTHMQRAQPITFSHHLLAYVEMFKRDIDRLKDSLKRVNVSVLGSGALAGTSYDIDRTYVASLLGFNEVSLNSIDGVSDRDFIVEFLSIASLIMMHLSRFSEEIVLWSSQEFNFVELSDEYSTGSSIMPQKKNPDSAELIRGKTGRVYGNLLSLLTTMKGLPLAYNKDMQEDKEPLFDTVDTLKVCLKVFIGMLKTMSVNEEKMKQAVKFGYLNATDLADYLVKKGIPFRNAHDIVGKLVAYAITKKVPIEELNISEFKNFCQSIDEDVYEVLNIKNILKSRKTIGAARWEEDV, from the coding sequence ATGAAATTATGGGGAGGTCGGTTTAAAGAAAAAATTGCAGAAGACATGGAAATATTTAATTCGTCAATAAATGTTGATATCAGATTATTGCCCTACGATATAGAAGCGTCATTAGCCCATGCGGAAGGGTTGAAAAAGGCAAAAATTATTTCTGAAGAAGAGTTTGAACAAATTGAAAGGGCGTTAAGAGAAATAAAAGAAGAAAAATTTGAAGAGATTCCAAAGGTAGAAGATGTGCACACATTGGTAGAGCAAATGTTGGTTGAAAAGATAGGGGATGTGGGCAAAAAGATTCATACAGCAAGAAGTAGGAACGATCAAATAGCAACAGATGAAAGGATGTACTTACGAAATGAAATATTCAAAATTATAGATTTATTAGAACAATTGAATGTCGTTTTAGTGGAACTTTCAAAAAAATACAAAAACAAAATTATGCCCGGTTACACACATATGCAAAGAGCTCAACCTATCACATTTTCTCATCATTTGTTGGCATACGTAGAGATGTTTAAAAGGGATATAGATCGGTTGAAAGATTCTTTGAAAAGAGTGAATGTTTCGGTTTTAGGTTCAGGAGCATTAGCTGGGACATCGTACGATATAGATAGAACATATGTAGCTTCGTTGTTGGGCTTTAATGAGGTTTCACTAAACAGTATTGACGGAGTAAGCGATAGGGATTTCATCGTTGAATTTTTATCAATAGCTTCTTTGATAATGATGCATTTGAGTAGATTTTCTGAGGAGATAGTACTTTGGTCTAGCCAAGAGTTCAATTTTGTTGAACTGAGCGATGAATATTCGACTGGAAGTAGTATAATGCCACAAAAGAAAAATCCAGACTCTGCTGAATTAATCAGGGGTAAAACGGGTAGGGTATATGGAAATTTGCTTAGCCTTTTAACAACTATGAAAGGTTTACCCCTTGCGTATAACAAAGATATGCAAGAAGATAAAGAACCACTGTTTGATACAGTTGATACATTAAAAGTTTGTTTAAAGGTATTTATAGGTATGTTGAAAACGATGAGTGTGAACGAAGAAAAAATGAAACAGGCAGTAAAATTTGGTTATCTCAATGCAACGGATTTGGCAGATTATTTGGTCAAAAAAGGGATCCCTTTTAGAAACGCTCACGATATAGTTGGAAAATTAGTTGCGTACGCTATAACAAAAAAAGTTCCAATAGAAGAGTTGAATATTTCAGAATTTAAAAATTTTTGTCAGTCGATAGATGAGGATGTATATGAAGTTTTAAACATAAAAAATATTCTAAAAAGCCGTAAAACAATTGGGGCAGCCAGATGGGAGGAAGATGTATGA